The sequence GGACTGGAGCTGATGGCTGGGGTGGGACATGGTTCTCGTGGCACCTGGAGgggccctgctccagcccttgctggctgTGAGCGCTTGGATCTGCTGCAGGAGCTATTTCTGTGCCAATGCTAAGGCTTTGCTGTCGCCTGGTGTcagccctggctcagcacaCATCcgtgctgctgggctgcttttGCAGGCTTTACAgactctgctgtgccagcccaaggtCTGAgggagccctggagcaggagggagagctggCTACCTGGTGCACCTGTGAGCggagctggtggctgcagatcagctggggcagctgctgggcgAGCTCCATCCAGGGGCCGtagggagctggcagctctgtctgggtaagagcagagggaggaggggctgggagcgtgcctgggctcccagcaccctcccagcacccccccagcactgctggtgtggCTGGGAATGTGCCTGGGCTCCCGGCACCCGCCCAGCCTTACACATCCCTGCTGGTGCCTTGTTCTGCTTCCCCTCCTGAAGCTGAGCCTGTGTGGTCACAAATTAATGCATGTGAACACCATCTGTCAGTCCCCACCCACTCCCACTGTGGAGCCAGGCCAGTAACAAATAGCCCCACTGTGGGCGCAGGAGCCCTGCCCTTCTTGAGCTGCCCAAAACCCTGCAGAGGCAAGGCCGGTGTGGAAATGGCAGAGTTCCTGCACCTCTTTGTGCTGcgtgctgcagctgctttcatcCTTTTAAAGGGCAGGGATTTGTCCTGTGATACAGCACCTGCCTTCCTCATTGCTCTTTGTAAAGTGTTAGAGCAAAATGCTAAATCCAAGCTCCCCCAGACTGCTGCTCACCAACCCCTCTATTCTCCTGCTGTGGCACAAGGGTGgggaggcacagccagctcctACCAGAGGGTCGGGAAGCAGGAAACCAAACTCCTCGGAGACCTGAAAGCTGCTCAGGGCCAGGGGCAGCGGGGGCTCCTCGGTGTCCTCGCTGCTCTCCATGCTGgaccctggctgtgctctggcccCTGTGCTGAGTCAGCACTGCCTGGGCCTTGTCCTGGGGTCGGGCCTGGCTGCCCAATGGCCACAGGGTCTGAGCAAACACGGCTAAAGGTTGCTGATAAGGCTTTGTCTGGAGCAAACATTACACTCTTCCCCCATGGGAAAGCCTTGGGGGACCTGTCTCTGGGGATGCAGGGGCTGcgagccctgagccagccctgcccagcagttCCCAGTACCAGCAGCATCACAGCCCTCAGGGATGGGCAAATCCAGCCAGTGCCCATGGAGAAAAGGGCACAGTCCCAGCAGCTGCGGCCCCATGCCCCGAGAGCAGGGTTAACTGACAAAAACCACAAACTACATAAGCATAAAGCCACAGGGCATGGGCCACGACACCAGCTTTGCCCCACACCTTTAATTAGTGCCCGTGgtgctgccccagtgctggctctggtgttgGGTCCATGGCTCTCTTCATCTCCAGCTCTGGATCTGCCTCTGGGTCtgactgcagctccagggccagctctggaTCTTCCCCCAGGTTTAGTTCCAGGTCTGGCTCTGGGTCTGGGtctgtctgcagctccagggccagctctgggTCTGCCTGCAGGTTCAGCTCTGGATCTGCCTCCAGGTTTAGTACCAGGTCTGGGTCTGGGTCTGGATCTatctgcagctctgggtctgCCTCCAGGTTCAGCTCTCGGTCtgtctccagctccagctctgggtcTGCCTCCAGGTACAGCGCCAGATCCAGCTCTGGGTCTatctgcagctctgggtctgCCTGCAGGTTCAGCTCCAGGTCTGGCTCTAGCTCCCTGTCCATGTCCTGGCTGTGGGGGGATCACAGTGGTACCTTGGCCCTGATCCAGGGGGTGACTCAGCCTGAGGCCacctcagccctgggcagcatcCTCGTGTCCCTGCAGCAATCACCTTAtccctcccctctgcagggacccctcagctgtgctggggatcctgcacccccagcagccccagcaccctcagcagccccagcacccccagcacccccagaacccccagcagccccagcaccctcagcagccccagcacccccagcagcactcacccGGCTGTGCCTGGCCGCTCCCCACTGCAATGGCCCAGCACCTGCTGCCGCCACAGGCCAAGCCCCAGGGCCGCCGTGAGCaccagcaggaccaggctgGAGCCCAACACCAGCCAGGCCATCTCCCCATCTTCCAGAGCTcgctgcagccctgccaggacacagcccagctgggcacgggcactgccaggacagagcccagctgggcatgagccctgccaggacagagTCCATCGGGGCAtgagcactgccaggacagagctcagctgggcatgagccctgccaggacagagcccagctgggcattagcactgccaggacacagcccagctgggcacgggcactgccatccctgccctctctgtgcccagcactgcccgcACTCACCTCCCTCCAGGCCACTGGCCCTTCTCCACCCTCGCCTCCGGCAGTCGGGGAGCTGCCAGCCcgggtggcagtggcagctgcccTTGTTGTTGCACACCTGCAAGGGGCAGGGAGGTACAGGTGTGCCCAGCCAGGTACAGGTGTGCCCAGGGACGTGTGCCCAGTCAGGTACAGGTGTGCCCAGGGAGGTACAggtgtgcccagggaggtgtgcCCAGGGAGGTACAGGTGTGCCCAGCCAGGTACAGGTGTGCCCAGGGAGGTACAGGTGTGCCCAGGCAGGTACAGGTGTGCAGGGTGCACACTGTGcccccccagcacccacaggaCTCACGCCGTGGCCgttgcattttgttttgctgtcacagctggatcccagcacGGACAGAGGTTGACACGTGTAGTTTatgcacagctggaaaaaaccatggcagctgcagcccagcactgcctcacCCACACAGCGCTCGGCACATCAGACTGTGCcccaaagggaaaggaaaacacactatttggaaaaaaaaaaatacaaaaagccACAGTTCTGCCCTGGGGCCAGGTCATGTTTAGTGCTCACACCTCACCAAACCTTTAATGCAACGTTTGCAAGTTTTGGCAGTGTTTTTAAATATCAAGCACACTGCTGCAAGGAACAAGTGTTTCTATGATCTTGTTAATATTTACAGTTTCTGTTAGCCACTTCAGATGATTACAAAATACCTCCTTACCCTTCCAGAGCCACACTTTGTCCCTGGAGGAACCAGAAGCGGATCCTGCCAGGCTGGTACATTCAGGTAGTTCAGAGACACGCACAGATCCTGGCGCACTTGGGCGtaaatcacagcagcagcagctgaggagaagGGCTTGCTGGATGGGTACGTGCAGATCAACTTCCCACACCTGAGATCCCTGGAAAGCCAGTTAGCACAGGATGTGTATCAaacatccacacacacacacacacacactgcctgATGAACACTGCAACATTAAACAGCACAGTCTGTGAGAAAACACCAGGAAGGTCTGGGAAGTCCAAGGGAGGATCTGTGACATAAGCACAGACACCCTAACAAggagaacacacacacacaggtattTATTGCTTCAcaaattaaaatggattttagcAGAGGCAGTGCCCCTCCCCAGCGTACCTCCAAGCACAGGACCGGGACTTGTGTCCATCCTTGAACCCGCAGTGCCCAAACCTGTCCCGCTGGCCATTAATCTCCTCATAACAGCCCACAGGAGCATTCTTTGAGTCTACAAGCAATAATATTTGTTACAGTTATAAGTTATGAGGAACATAATATGGCATctaaaaacttcattttccatgattgaattaaagaaaacaaacctatCCGTGCCCAAACCCCTAGAAGTCCTGAACCTCAGAAATCAGCAGGAGAGTAGCAAATGGGGAGGTTCTCTGATTGGGTTTGCCCACAGAAACTAACttgctttttgttctttccacCGTTACGTGTGAAGCTCTGCGGTGCTCTGTTAAGCAGAGCCAGAACAGAGCTTGAAAGGCTTCCCTAAAGCTGTGCCTTCTCTCCAGGTGCCCCACTCTCAGCCGAGACTCTCATTAGAGAGCCCAGGTACAAACCGAGCATCCCGACGCTGTGGCCACCCCTGCCCCGAGCAGCGCCAGTGCCGCAGCACAGCCTGGTACCTCTCCCGTAGAAGTGCTTGCACTGCAGGTCCGAGGACTGGCAGCGGCCCTGGTAGCAGTAGCCGGTGCCGCGGCCACAGTCCTGCCCGTCCTGCAGGTACACGTCTGGCGGGCAGGAGGCGGAGGAGCCGCTGCACACCTCGGGCAGGTCGCAGGTGCTGTCGGCGGCCGGGCGGCACAGCGAGTTCCTGCGCCTGaactggagagcagcagcagctctgcagcccccccgagccagcagcccctgcacgGCTCAGGGGTCCCTGGGGGCGCCCAGGTGACCACACCTGTGTGACACCGCCCGGGACAGTGTCCCACTGACATCCCCCCAGGGGTCCCCCAGCACGGGAACATACCATTtgaccaaaaataaataatgagtTTGTGATAATTATAAAAATGTGCCTTACCTGACAATTTTTACAGCACAATCCAGAGGCACATTTTGTTTTCGGCTTCAGTCTGCACTTGTCAGTGCAGCACTTGTCCTGCAGGCATTCCTGGGGACACATGGCAAACCCAtgttatttgattttattttaaacccatgttattatattatataggagcttctcctccccatcctgctgccaggctggctctgcccgGTGCCCCGGACGCACCTGGGCCGTGCCGCAGTCGCACTGCTCGCCCGGCTCCACCACGCGGTTGCCGCAGACGGCGCCGCTCTGGCGGGACGGGCGCTGCAGGCGGGGGCTCTGGAACAGGCACGCACCTCTGCCCTGCTTCAGGAAGGTCTCAAAGGCCCTGATGCTGCAGTTA is a genomic window of Oenanthe melanoleuca isolate GR-GAL-2019-014 chromosome 22, OMel1.0, whole genome shotgun sequence containing:
- the LOC130262074 gene encoding disintegrin and metalloproteinase domain-containing protein 32-like isoform X2, which codes for MGPLCAMPPLLLLLLLELLHEAGQGPPVPPSPRAWPQPWGAPSPGAGRVWSQVTVPQQLGASTEGVAGLKQEAVSYMLRIDGRLYTIYLQQHAFLSDDFQTYMSSEKGSLHPAAAHVEPLSAAAQSPKYLTVYVVLDKALYNYMGSDPNTATQKIIQAFNLINNMFNPLNVTIVLSSLELWAEEDKISTAGDIHDLLQRFLQWKQLSLEPQAYNIASLLGYRERGAFLGTAAPGQACQRDAAATVALYHGNVTLESFSVLLAQLLGHSLGMSLDSPWGCSCPGRVCTMSPEALHFSGAKAFSNCSIRAFETFLKQGRGACLFQSPRLQRPSRQSGAVCGNRVVEPGEQCDCGTAQECLQDKCCTDKCRLKPKTKCASGLCCKNCQFRRRNSLCRPAADSTCDLPEVCSGSSASCPPDVYLQDGQDCGRGTGYCYQGRCQSSDLQCKHFYGRDSKNAPVGCYEEINGQRDRFGHCGFKDGHKSRSCAWRDLRCGKLICTYPSSKPFSSAAAAVIYAQVRQDLCVSLNYLNVPAWQDPLLVPPGTKCGSGRLCINYTCQPLSVLGSSCDSKTKCNGHGVCNNKGSCHCHPGWQLPDCRRRGWRRASGLEGGLQRALEDGEMAWLVLGSSLVLLVLTAALGLGLWRQQVLGHCSGERPGTAGQDMDRELEPDLELNLQADPELQIDPELDLALYLEADPELELETDRELNLEADPELQIDPDPDPDLVLNLEADPELNLQADPELALELQTDPDPEPDLELNLGEDPELALELQSDPEADPELEMKRAMDPTPEPALGQHHGH
- the LOC130262074 gene encoding disintegrin and metalloproteinase domain-containing protein 32-like isoform X1, yielding MGPLCAMPPLLLLLLLELLHEAGQGPPVPPSPRAWPQPWGAPSPGAGRVWSQVTVPQQLGASTEGVAGLKQEAVSYMLRIDGRLYTIYLQQHAFLSDDFQTYMSSEKGSLHPAAAHVEGGCHYWGYIDGFPSSAVSLSTCSGLRGLLQFENVSYGIQPLGNPPAPQHVLYRLRDEQMAAAPPAHSPPEARLVNWDVLDKAQEDDEPLSAAAQSPKYLTVYVVLDKALYNYMGSDPNTATQKIIQAFNLINNMFNPLNVTIVLSSLELWAEEDKISTAGDIHDLLQRFLQWKQLSLEPQAYNIASLLGYRERGAFLGTAAPGQACQRDAAATVALYHGNVTLESFSVLLAQLLGHSLGMSLDSPWGCSCPGRVCTMSPEALHFSGAKAFSNCSIRAFETFLKQGRGACLFQSPRLQRPSRQSGAVCGNRVVEPGEQCDCGTAQECLQDKCCTDKCRLKPKTKCASGLCCKNCQFRRRNSLCRPAADSTCDLPEVCSGSSASCPPDVYLQDGQDCGRGTGYCYQGRCQSSDLQCKHFYGRDSKNAPVGCYEEINGQRDRFGHCGFKDGHKSRSCAWRDLRCGKLICTYPSSKPFSSAAAAVIYAQVRQDLCVSLNYLNVPAWQDPLLVPPGTKCGSGRLCINYTCQPLSVLGSSCDSKTKCNGHGVCNNKGSCHCHPGWQLPDCRRRGWRRASGLEGGLQRALEDGEMAWLVLGSSLVLLVLTAALGLGLWRQQVLGHCSGERPGTAGQDMDRELEPDLELNLQADPELQIDPELDLALYLEADPELELETDRELNLEADPELQIDPDPDPDLVLNLEADPELNLQADPELALELQTDPDPEPDLELNLGEDPELALELQSDPEADPELEMKRAMDPTPEPALGQHHGH